The Mesorhizobium sp. NBSH29 genome has a segment encoding these proteins:
- a CDS encoding GNAT family N-acetyltransferase, with product MSTIEIRPVQISAENLDMLTRMLVDVVALGGSVSFMHPLANKDAAEFWEKWLQAAARDESVVLGAFDGPVLVSTVTLLLDMAPNQPHRAEIAKMMTLAEYRGRGIAKRLMVEAERIARGRARMLLVLDTAADEGAAGLYEKLGFTLAGEIPDFALKPHGGLSGTLIYWKRLTSI from the coding sequence ATGAGCACTATTGAAATCAGGCCGGTTCAGATCTCGGCAGAAAATCTGGATATGCTGACGCGCATGCTGGTTGATGTGGTGGCGCTGGGTGGTTCGGTTAGCTTCATGCACCCGTTAGCCAATAAAGACGCGGCAGAATTCTGGGAAAAATGGCTGCAGGCTGCCGCACGCGATGAGAGCGTGGTGCTCGGCGCCTTTGACGGCCCGGTGCTGGTGTCCACCGTGACGCTGCTGCTCGATATGGCACCTAACCAGCCGCACCGGGCCGAGATTGCCAAGATGATGACACTTGCCGAATATCGGGGCAGGGGCATTGCCAAACGCCTGATGGTTGAAGCGGAAAGGATTGCGCGCGGTCGGGCGCGAATGCTTCTGGTGCTTGATACTGCAGCGGATGAAGGGGCGGCCGGCCTGTATGAAAAACTAGGCTTCACGCTTGCAGGAGAGATCCCTGATTTTGCCCTGAAACCGCATGGTGGGCTCAGCGGGACGCTCATTTATTGGAAGCGCCTTACAAGCATATAA
- a CDS encoding XRE family transcriptional regulator, translated as MSNIEEVATGIAERVRQLRSLRGWALAELADRSGVSRAMLSAIERGETSPTAVLLVKIATAFEMTLSSLIAQAEGNGGELVGADAQPRWYDPKTGYIRRHVSPPTDMPLELVQVELPAGKSVSLPASSYLFIRQQIWLMSGLLDFTEGTNVHHMHEGDCLALGSPSDTVFHAPGPDPAVYLVALVKGLR; from the coding sequence ATGTCCAACATAGAAGAAGTGGCCACTGGAATCGCGGAACGAGTGCGGCAATTGCGGAGCCTGCGTGGTTGGGCTCTGGCGGAACTGGCAGATCGATCCGGCGTGTCGCGTGCCATGCTGAGCGCTATTGAGCGCGGTGAGACAAGCCCGACGGCAGTGCTTCTGGTCAAGATCGCGACTGCCTTCGAGATGACGCTGTCCTCCCTGATTGCGCAGGCCGAAGGCAACGGCGGGGAGTTGGTCGGCGCAGACGCCCAGCCGCGTTGGTACGATCCGAAAACCGGTTATATCCGGCGACATGTCTCGCCGCCAACCGACATGCCGCTGGAACTGGTGCAGGTGGAGTTGCCGGCGGGCAAATCCGTAAGCCTGCCAGCTTCCTCCTATCTCTTTATCCGCCAGCAAATATGGCTGATGTCAGGATTACTCGACTTCACTGAGGGCACGAATGTCCATCACATGCATGAGGGTGACTGCCTGGCACTTGGTTCTCCATCCGACACTGTGTTTCACGCGCCGGGTCCGGACCCCGCGGTCTATCTTGTGGCGTTGGTAAAGGGTCTTCGATGA
- a CDS encoding ATP-binding protein — MYVEREAGRGEETLQERRDAAQNDSRILGHVVQCDGARARIAAFADTADGIVTGMWTVGKLVSISLPEARTVGLVYEVSKPDSIWCEDGRNPIEVSVELVGEVRDDRITGKPVFDRGITTYPYVGAVSHRIRSRDLAAVYDLAGRPAVTIGQLSQDETIHANIAIEDTLTRHFAVVGTTGVGKSTAVSLLLRKAIESQPDLRVLILDPHNEFSTAFPDHCVRIDTASLDLPFWMFRLEEFAEVLFRGRETVAEEVDMLRDLIPLAKNLYRNPNANQQLRRGGDSVTADTPVPYRMADLIKQIDERMGLLDSKGDRPTCRSLKTRLEAVLADPRYRFMFNSRLIEDTIHETVGKIFRVPHHGRPITCFEMAGLPSEVVNAVCSVLARLAFDLALWSNGKLKLLVLCEEAHRYMPADSRLGFAPTRHALSRIAKEGRKYGCYLGVVTQRPGELDPTILSQCSTIFSMRLSNHQDQAIIRSAIADSSASTLSFLSSMGQREAIAFGEGVATTMRLKFERLPQSQIPGVQKVDSGSSIGDGDDIDLAGIVERLRNVPRPQPQTVGIGELVSPVSQAGEATYRKPGFGEMMSGRRNDR; from the coding sequence ATGTATGTCGAGCGTGAAGCCGGCCGCGGAGAAGAGACTTTGCAGGAGCGTCGCGATGCCGCGCAGAACGACAGCCGTATTCTCGGCCACGTGGTTCAATGCGACGGCGCGAGAGCCCGCATAGCTGCATTTGCCGACACCGCAGATGGGATCGTCACCGGCATGTGGACTGTCGGTAAGCTGGTTTCCATCAGCTTGCCGGAAGCCCGCACCGTCGGTCTGGTCTATGAAGTCAGTAAGCCCGACTCCATCTGGTGCGAAGATGGCCGAAACCCGATTGAGGTGAGCGTCGAGCTGGTCGGCGAAGTACGCGATGACCGAATTACCGGCAAGCCCGTATTTGACCGAGGTATCACGACTTACCCCTACGTTGGCGCTGTTTCTCATCGCATTCGCTCCCGCGACCTTGCCGCCGTCTACGATCTGGCAGGCCGGCCCGCGGTTACCATCGGGCAGCTGTCGCAGGATGAAACTATCCACGCGAATATCGCCATTGAAGACACTCTGACCCGCCATTTCGCTGTGGTCGGGACAACTGGCGTAGGCAAGTCGACCGCCGTCTCGCTGCTGCTGCGCAAGGCGATCGAATCGCAACCGGATCTGCGGGTACTGATACTTGACCCGCACAATGAGTTCTCCACCGCCTTTCCGGACCATTGTGTGCGAATCGACACAGCCTCGCTCGACCTTCCGTTCTGGATGTTCCGGCTGGAGGAATTTGCAGAAGTCCTGTTTCGGGGCCGTGAAACGGTGGCTGAGGAAGTCGACATGCTGCGCGACCTCATTCCGCTGGCCAAAAACCTTTACCGGAACCCGAACGCCAATCAGCAACTGCGTCGTGGTGGCGATTCCGTTACGGCAGACACGCCTGTCCCCTACCGGATGGCCGATCTTATCAAGCAGATCGACGAACGGATGGGCCTGCTTGACTCAAAGGGTGACCGCCCAACCTGCCGGTCACTCAAGACACGCCTCGAAGCCGTGCTTGCTGATCCTCGCTACCGCTTCATGTTCAACTCGCGGCTGATCGAGGACACCATCCACGAGACGGTTGGCAAAATTTTCCGTGTGCCACATCATGGCCGCCCGATCACCTGTTTTGAAATGGCAGGGCTGCCATCCGAGGTGGTGAACGCGGTCTGCTCGGTTCTTGCGCGGCTGGCTTTCGATCTTGCACTGTGGAGCAACGGCAAACTCAAGCTCCTCGTTCTTTGTGAGGAAGCCCATCGCTACATGCCCGCAGATTCGCGCCTTGGTTTTGCGCCAACGCGCCACGCGCTTTCGCGCATCGCCAAAGAAGGACGCAAATATGGCTGCTATCTTGGCGTTGTTACCCAGCGACCTGGCGAACTTGATCCGACAATCCTGTCGCAATGTTCGACTATCTTTTCCATGCGCCTGTCTAACCATCAGGACCAGGCGATCATTCGCTCGGCCATCGCCGATTCGTCGGCGTCTACGCTGTCGTTCCTGTCGTCTATGGGCCAACGCGAGGCAATCGCGTTTGGCGAAGGCGTTGCAACAACCATGCGGCTGAAATTCGAGAGGCTGCCGCAGTCACAAATTCCCGGTGTCCAGAAAGTCGACTCCGGTAGCAGTATCGGTGATGGCGACGACATTGATCTGGCGGGTATTGTCGAGCGGTTGCGCAACGTGCCCCGACCGCAACCGCAGACGGTGGGCATCGGCGAATTGGTAAGCCCGGTCTCACAAGCTGGCGAGGCAACCTATCGCAAGCCGGGGTTTGGCGAAATGATGTCAGGGCGCCGCAACGATCGATGA
- a CDS encoding GGDEF domain-containing protein, translated as MRFHKSESAFFVFISVIFAAGALIMHSYGVLHELRSFAAQINVIEKATYLSRLLFACGVLIATALFFGVFFIYPLLRTQVKEEGKLRAMTESLSARSETFEQAALTDALTGMQNRRYFDDALREYIEEFRRIDKPIGLMILDLDHFKQVNDTHGHDVGDEVLRAVASCLRDMTRYHDVVARLGGEEFAVVAPNMDEDMLMKLAERIRKAIASMAVLTGNVRLKITTSVGLAVWDQREDADEFYRRADRRLYQAKRLGRNRVCA; from the coding sequence ATGCGTTTCCATAAATCGGAATCAGCGTTTTTCGTGTTTATCTCCGTGATTTTCGCGGCGGGGGCATTGATTATGCATTCCTATGGGGTGCTGCACGAATTGCGAAGCTTCGCTGCGCAAATCAACGTCATCGAAAAGGCGACCTATCTTTCCCGGCTACTATTTGCATGTGGAGTTCTGATTGCTACCGCATTGTTTTTCGGAGTATTTTTCATCTATCCACTGCTGAGGACGCAGGTGAAGGAAGAAGGCAAGCTGCGGGCAATGACCGAATCGCTCAGTGCCCGGTCAGAGACATTTGAGCAGGCCGCGCTGACTGACGCTCTGACGGGCATGCAGAACCGGCGGTATTTCGACGATGCATTGCGGGAATACATCGAGGAGTTTCGCCGCATCGACAAGCCGATCGGCCTGATGATTCTCGACCTCGACCACTTTAAGCAGGTCAACGATACGCATGGACATGATGTCGGTGATGAGGTGCTGAGAGCCGTGGCAAGCTGCCTACGAGACATGACGCGCTATCATGACGTTGTAGCGCGTCTTGGCGGCGAGGAATTCGCCGTGGTGGCGCCCAATATGGACGAGGACATGTTGATGAAGCTTGCCGAGCGAATTCGCAAGGCGATTGCTAGCATGGCCGTTCTTACGGGCAATGTACGTTTGAAGATCACCACAAGCGTTGGTCTTGCCGTATGGGACCAGCGGGAGGATGCCGATGAATTTTACCGGCGTGCCGACAGGCGTCTGTATCAGGCAAAACGCCTCGGTCGTAACCGCGTCTGCGCCTGA
- the miaA gene encoding tRNA (adenosine(37)-N6)-dimethylallyltransferase MiaA, translating to MSDMAKSAEGEPEGLVKDAILIAGPTASGKSALALAIARLTGGTIINTDSMQVYGILNVLSARPGPAELLAAPHHLYGHIDPGELYSTGRWVADVRRLRGEGVFDANRPIFVGGTGLYFRALAGGLSEMPEIPNTIRDRWRYRLTEEGPGKLYQILMSEDSRAAMTLSAGDSQRVLRALEVLQASGRSILDWQAEKGLPLVDHTTARCLVLEPDRAVLTERINARFDRMLDAGGLAEVEALTALNLDPALPAMKAIGVRELQSAIAGAMPFDEAIERGKISTRQYAKRQSTWFRNQLGPDWTRIASNGPINAPKLAANFFS from the coding sequence ATGAGCGACATGGCAAAATCCGCGGAAGGCGAGCCCGAAGGGCTGGTGAAAGACGCGATCCTGATAGCCGGACCAACTGCCAGCGGCAAGTCAGCGCTGGCATTGGCTATCGCCCGGTTGACGGGCGGTACCATTATCAACACCGATTCTATGCAGGTTTACGGCATTCTCAATGTATTGTCGGCGAGGCCGGGGCCGGCTGAATTGCTGGCCGCGCCGCATCATCTTTATGGTCATATTGATCCGGGTGAACTCTATTCCACCGGACGCTGGGTAGCCGATGTCAGGCGGTTGCGTGGCGAAGGCGTCTTTGACGCGAACCGCCCGATCTTCGTGGGCGGCACTGGGCTTTATTTCCGAGCGCTTGCAGGCGGCCTTTCGGAGATGCCCGAAATCCCTAATACAATCCGCGATCGATGGCGCTACCGACTGACCGAAGAGGGGCCTGGAAAGCTCTACCAGATTCTGATGAGCGAGGACTCAAGGGCTGCGATGACGCTGAGCGCGGGTGACAGCCAGCGCGTTTTGCGTGCGCTCGAAGTGCTGCAGGCCTCAGGCCGTTCCATCTTGGACTGGCAGGCCGAAAAGGGGCTCCCTCTGGTTGATCACACAACAGCTCGATGTCTTGTCCTTGAACCGGATAGGGCGGTGTTGACTGAGAGGATTAACGCGCGTTTTGATCGGATGCTGGATGCTGGCGGGTTGGCGGAAGTGGAAGCTCTGACGGCACTAAATCTTGATCCGGCATTGCCTGCGATGAAGGCTATTGGTGTGCGTGAGCTGCAATCTGCAATTGCGGGGGCTATGCCCTTCGATGAGGCAATCGAGCGTGGGAAAATTTCGACCAGACAATATGCCAAGCGCCAGTCGACATGGTTTCGGAACCAATTGGGGCCGGATTGGACTAGGATCGCGTCAAACGGGCCTATAAACGCACCAAAATTGGCAGCGAATTTTTTCAGTTGA
- the serB gene encoding phosphoserine phosphatase SerB encodes MSLIATLISHPADRMVLPDLAHKAAIATGASAIDWLAENVACDLQLPANAEPHATETALRAAIGDLPVDIVVQQAATRRKKILIADMDSTMIEQECIDELADEVGIKGEVAEITRRSMNGEIEFEPALRQRVALLKGLDATVVSRILATRIKLRSGGRELVGTMRKHGAWTALVSGGFDVFAAPIAAMLGFDENRANHLVEANGRFEGSVTEPILDRVAKATALHAIAADHGLNVGDAIAVGDGANDLDMIHLAGMGVALHAKPFVACEARARIDHGDLTALLYLQGYRHSEFIA; translated from the coding sequence ATGTCGCTCATCGCAACGCTTATATCCCATCCGGCTGACCGTATGGTCTTGCCTGACCTTGCGCATAAAGCGGCCATCGCCACAGGCGCAAGCGCAATCGACTGGCTGGCAGAAAATGTTGCGTGTGACCTTCAGCTTCCCGCCAATGCCGAACCACACGCGACCGAGACCGCTTTGCGGGCCGCAATCGGCGACCTGCCCGTCGACATCGTGGTGCAGCAAGCAGCGACTCGTCGGAAAAAAATCCTCATCGCCGATATGGATTCCACCATGATCGAGCAGGAGTGTATCGACGAACTGGCCGACGAGGTCGGCATCAAGGGTGAGGTCGCAGAAATCACCCGGCGGTCAATGAATGGTGAGATCGAATTCGAGCCGGCACTGCGGCAGCGCGTTGCGTTGCTCAAGGGGTTGGATGCGACGGTGGTGAGCCGCATCCTAGCCACCCGGATAAAGTTGCGCTCAGGTGGCCGCGAACTCGTCGGAACCATGCGCAAACATGGCGCATGGACAGCACTGGTTTCCGGTGGCTTCGATGTGTTCGCCGCACCGATTGCTGCAATGCTTGGGTTCGACGAGAACCGCGCCAATCATTTGGTGGAGGCCAACGGAAGGTTCGAGGGAAGCGTCACCGAACCGATCCTCGATCGCGTTGCAAAGGCCACTGCTCTTCATGCCATTGCCGCCGATCACGGATTAAACGTCGGTGACGCTATAGCCGTCGGTGACGGGGCTAATGATCTCGACATGATTCATTTGGCCGGGATGGGCGTGGCACTGCACGCCAAGCCTTTCGTCGCCTGTGAAGCAAGGGCACGCATTGATCACGGCGACCTGACAGCACTGCTCTATCTGCAGGGCTATCGCCACTCAGAGTTCATC